From Geomonas agri, one genomic window encodes:
- a CDS encoding arsenate reductase/protein-tyrosine-phosphatase family protein, whose amino-acid sequence MKKVISRSRSIVKKLAARIHLASARVDTLKNIDGSRVGRLVFVCFGNVCRSPYAEVAAQTQGISATSCGVAVRRSAPAELTAVEAALLRGIDLTKHRSRSIYQVELNPSDCLVVMAPSQLTVALAVAAENGCQVTLIGLWCDPAIAEIADPYGRPLEEFRQCFDDIDRALAGFLRVIGKHI is encoded by the coding sequence TTGAAAAAGGTAATATCTAGATCAAGAAGCATAGTAAAAAAGCTGGCAGCCAGGATCCACCTCGCGTCAGCAAGAGTTGATACTCTAAAAAATATCGATGGGAGCCGTGTTGGCAGGCTCGTTTTCGTCTGTTTCGGCAATGTTTGCAGAAGCCCATACGCAGAGGTTGCTGCTCAGACTCAGGGAATTTCTGCAACCAGTTGCGGGGTCGCTGTCAGACGCAGCGCTCCTGCAGAATTGACGGCTGTTGAAGCGGCTTTGCTCAGAGGAATAGATCTCACAAAGCACAGATCTCGTAGTATCTATCAAGTGGAGCTTAACCCCTCCGACTGCTTGGTGGTGATGGCCCCTTCACAGCTTACTGTGGCTCTGGCTGTAGCTGCTGAAAATGGCTGTCAAGTGACTCTCATAGGCCTTTGGTGCGATCCTGCTATTGCTGAAATTGCAGATCCCTATGGAAGACCTTTGGAGGAATTCAGGCAATGCTTTGACGACATAGATAGAGCGTTGGCTGGCTTTTTGCGCGTGATCGGAAAACATATCTAA
- a CDS encoding O-antigen ligase family protein — translation MEQTSTAAFRAGEEKSKGKAMESTYTDSVGSLARAVWQAFRQESIAFWLLCIYLIFEYNKPQSIYPFLAFLPWGKVLLGACFFFSFTDRKALAPHISAVLPMAAFSVAVFLSTMTAYSRAISIDHWVDFFSWVFVVLLISRLVTTKTRMILFMIVYFLVNLKMAQHGFFSWMLRGFSFTGWGVSGSPGWFQNSGEFSMEMAVFIPLVLSYIAAFRETWSRQFRVLFYCILVMAVSSIMACNSRGGIVGLVAVGLWGGIYSRQRVKAIICLAVAGYMIYTFLPPQFKARFETAGEDKTSVLRLTYWSYGLQAVREHPLTGVGFKNWVVWATANRPEIIGLSASDKQAEVIHNTYLEAATELGGGGAAVYLLIQLQIFLMNRYAARKAAIAGQRFLEVTAVGFTGSLFAYMVCSYFMSVLYYPYIWILLALTVCLSRICDASSLPEAVKPDVEVVKC, via the coding sequence TTGGAGCAAACCTCTACGGCGGCTTTCCGTGCGGGAGAGGAAAAGTCGAAAGGTAAAGCTATGGAGTCAACTTATACTGACAGTGTGGGTTCTTTGGCACGTGCTGTATGGCAGGCATTCAGGCAAGAATCTATAGCTTTCTGGTTGTTGTGCATCTATCTTATTTTCGAGTACAACAAACCGCAGTCCATCTACCCGTTTCTTGCCTTCCTTCCCTGGGGCAAGGTACTGCTGGGGGCTTGCTTTTTTTTCAGTTTTACCGACCGTAAAGCCCTTGCTCCACACATCTCAGCGGTATTACCCATGGCCGCATTTTCTGTGGCAGTATTTTTATCCACCATGACAGCATATTCAAGAGCTATTTCTATTGATCACTGGGTGGACTTTTTCAGCTGGGTTTTTGTAGTTTTGCTCATTTCACGTTTGGTGACCACCAAGACCAGAATGATTTTGTTCATGATCGTCTACTTCCTCGTGAACCTCAAGATGGCCCAGCACGGCTTTTTTTCCTGGATGCTTCGTGGGTTCAGCTTTACAGGGTGGGGCGTCAGCGGTTCACCCGGGTGGTTCCAGAACTCGGGTGAATTCAGCATGGAGATGGCTGTTTTTATACCATTAGTCTTGTCATACATCGCGGCCTTTCGCGAGACGTGGTCGCGCCAGTTCAGGGTTCTTTTTTACTGCATCCTTGTGATGGCAGTCAGCTCAATCATGGCTTGCAACTCCCGAGGAGGCATTGTCGGTCTGGTTGCTGTTGGCTTGTGGGGTGGGATATACTCCAGGCAGCGAGTGAAAGCCATTATCTGCCTCGCTGTTGCTGGCTATATGATCTACACATTTCTGCCACCGCAATTCAAGGCACGCTTTGAAACAGCGGGTGAAGATAAGACTTCGGTTCTCAGGCTAACTTACTGGAGCTATGGTTTGCAAGCTGTTCGGGAGCACCCATTGACTGGTGTTGGATTCAAAAACTGGGTGGTCTGGGCGACTGCCAATCGTCCAGAGATAATCGGGCTTAGCGCCTCTGATAAACAGGCAGAGGTCATTCACAATACCTACCTTGAGGCTGCGACTGAGTTAGGGGGGGGCGGTGCAGCGGTGTATCTCTTGATTCAGTTGCAGATATTTCTAATGAACCGGTACGCCGCTCGAAAGGCTGCCATTGCCGGGCAGCGTTTTCTGGAGGTGACGGCAGTCGGTTTTACAGGGAGTTTGTTTGCCTACATGGTCTGTAGTTATTTTATGTCTGTTCTGTACTACCCCTACATTTGGATTCTTCTTGCGCTGACTGTTTGTCTGTCCCGAATATGTGATGCCTCGTCATTGCCTGAGGCGGTCAAACCTGACGTAGAGGTGGTTAAGTGTTGA
- a CDS encoding glycosyltransferase family protein has protein sequence MSRLWITWERQRRNLELCRALSCKYNEFNYDNRNGFLRYFLCLYQTILLINKEKPKVVFGQNPSVLLALVLVMLKNIFGYFLVIDAHNAGIYPFEGKYSCVNSVMKRFHSLADLVLVTNDKLKGELEKAGGKVFVLPDKVPMIASGKKKHLDGKINVLFVCKFRDDEPYLEAFEAMRGVPGDFILYVTGKYNRVPAEVVAALPQNVRLIGFVPEQEYEAMLCSVDAVMDLTTRDNCLLCGAYEAVGAEKPMVLSRKKALQEYFTKGVIYVDNTAEAIRDGLKTLNGDYPVLAVEIISLKKELETSWITTLQQLERSIRELQVAEEV, from the coding sequence TTGTCAAGACTTTGGATCACATGGGAGAGACAAAGGAGAAACCTTGAACTGTGCAGGGCACTGTCCTGTAAGTACAATGAGTTTAATTATGACAATCGAAACGGCTTCCTTCGATATTTTCTGTGCCTGTATCAGACAATATTGTTAATAAATAAAGAAAAACCTAAAGTTGTCTTCGGTCAAAATCCGTCCGTTTTACTCGCTCTTGTTCTGGTAATGTTAAAAAACATCTTTGGCTATTTCCTTGTAATAGATGCCCACAATGCAGGAATCTATCCTTTTGAAGGCAAGTACTCCTGCGTTAACAGCGTAATGAAGCGATTTCATTCTCTAGCTGATCTTGTCCTGGTAACAAACGATAAACTCAAAGGTGAATTAGAAAAAGCCGGGGGGAAGGTGTTCGTCCTTCCTGACAAAGTACCCATGATAGCGTCAGGCAAGAAGAAACATCTTGATGGCAAAATAAACGTACTATTCGTATGCAAGTTCCGCGATGATGAACCGTATCTCGAAGCATTTGAAGCTATGAGAGGGGTCCCGGGAGATTTTATACTCTATGTTACAGGAAAATATAATCGCGTCCCGGCAGAGGTGGTAGCTGCATTGCCACAGAATGTAAGGCTTATTGGGTTTGTGCCAGAACAGGAGTATGAAGCTATGCTGTGTTCGGTAGATGCTGTTATGGATCTGACAACTCGCGACAATTGCCTTCTTTGTGGCGCTTATGAGGCTGTGGGAGCAGAAAAACCAATGGTCCTCTCACGGAAAAAAGCTCTGCAAGAGTATTTTACCAAAGGTGTCATTTACGTAGATAACACCGCTGAGGCCATCAGGGATGGCTTGAAAACACTTAACGGTGATTATCCTGTTCTTGCCGTGGAGATCATATCATTGAAAAAAGAGTTAGAAACCAGCTGGATTACAACTTTACAACAACTTGAACGCAGCATACGCGAACTGCAGGTCGCCGAGGAGGTGTGA